A single genomic interval of Chitinophaga sp. 180180018-3 harbors:
- a CDS encoding TonB-dependent receptor, translating to MKTILQTWLCLLLSVTIAQAASLKGHVYDQKTGEPLVGVTILLQPANIVAVTGLDGSFEFKKIETGKFSLVISHLTYKTLTQQVTVTEKDNPLLNVYLSERSSKNLSEVIVAANQKASSEKTARKLEQQSIQVMNVVSGQAIEVSPDLTVANVIQRVSGISIERSSNGDGQYAILRGMDKRYNYTLINGVKIPSPDNKYRYVPLDIFPSELLDRLEVYKSLTPNMEGDAVGGVVNMVMKDAPARFQLNANLATGYSQGVLDKGFTGFDAGGIRSKSPYEAHGPLYNATPADFASGTLNYQSKNFVPNVVAGLSIGQRFFNNKLGVILAGSFQNNYRSTTSTLYSASSAETDKIFVVTDQQERQYSERQQRSGFHGKADYAFNENNKLSLYSAYMNLLSFQTRESVSTSFSSDYKPETGDAKLSYSSRSRKTNQQIYNATLTGDHKLVPGKLKLHWAAVFSSARNEIPDNTTITLNGVRKANVDSRTTVDKNNRRWERNTDDDLAGYLDLTYSTRIAGARVDFSAGGLYRDKQRSAFYNNYVFKPQNTGALYGKDFTAYTDVQWDIQNPNGSVANALTYDASEKTAAGYGMFRLKTSGWEVTGGVRVEHTNQGYHMLFPQGEDRPTGSQVYTDVLPSLNLKYELTHHQNLRGSYFRSLNRPGFFEIVPGKIVQEEYVERGNPDLKRAIADNLDLRYELFPNHTDQLLAGIFYKRIQNPIENTIQADAVRGQDQFYAPGNFGNANNYGLEIDYIKFFHKIGFKANYTYTHSSITTSKSKRIRDNDGNLKLISVEQTRPLYGQSEHIGNLSFLYKDTRNGWDAQLAGAYTGPRINTVSQFADNDFWQKGFIQMDVSVEKTFRNRISVYAKAGNLLNTPAVIFIKGANTKNADIPGQGKVNETLIRKDYYKQTYLVGVRYKL from the coding sequence ATGAAAACAATTCTACAAACATGGCTATGCCTGCTGCTGAGTGTGACCATCGCACAGGCTGCCAGCCTGAAAGGGCATGTGTACGATCAGAAAACCGGGGAGCCGCTGGTAGGCGTTACCATCCTCCTGCAACCTGCCAATATAGTGGCAGTAACCGGACTTGACGGATCATTTGAGTTTAAAAAAATTGAAACAGGGAAGTTTTCCCTCGTAATTTCCCATCTTACCTACAAGACATTAACACAACAGGTAACAGTTACGGAGAAAGATAACCCCCTCCTGAATGTTTACCTCAGTGAACGCAGTAGCAAAAATCTCAGTGAAGTGATAGTGGCCGCCAACCAGAAGGCTTCTTCCGAGAAAACTGCCAGGAAGCTGGAACAGCAATCGATCCAGGTGATGAACGTAGTATCCGGCCAGGCCATAGAAGTATCGCCCGACCTCACCGTTGCCAATGTGATACAAAGGGTTTCCGGCATTTCCATTGAACGCAGCAGCAACGGCGACGGCCAGTATGCGATCCTGCGGGGGATGGATAAACGTTACAACTATACGCTGATTAATGGGGTGAAGATCCCCAGTCCGGATAACAAATACCGCTACGTGCCACTGGATATCTTCCCTTCCGAACTGCTCGACCGGCTGGAAGTATACAAATCGCTCACGCCCAACATGGAAGGTGATGCCGTAGGTGGTGTAGTAAATATGGTCATGAAAGATGCGCCCGCCCGGTTTCAGCTTAACGCCAATCTCGCCACAGGTTACAGCCAGGGCGTACTGGATAAGGGCTTCACGGGCTTTGATGCCGGCGGTATTCGCAGCAAGTCGCCCTATGAAGCACATGGCCCACTTTATAACGCCACGCCTGCCGACTTTGCGTCCGGGACACTGAACTATCAGTCAAAAAACTTCGTGCCCAACGTAGTAGCCGGATTATCTATAGGCCAGCGTTTCTTCAACAACAAACTCGGTGTCATACTGGCAGGAAGCTTTCAGAATAACTACCGCTCTACCACCAGCACCTTATACAGCGCCTCTTCCGCAGAAACAGATAAAATATTTGTAGTTACCGACCAGCAGGAACGCCAGTACAGTGAGCGCCAGCAGCGCAGCGGTTTTCATGGCAAGGCAGATTATGCTTTCAATGAAAACAACAAGCTCTCCCTCTACAGCGCTTACATGAACCTGCTCAGCTTCCAGACCCGGGAAAGCGTATCCACCAGCTTTTCCAGCGATTATAAACCGGAAACCGGCGATGCAAAACTCAGCTATTCCAGCCGTTCCCGGAAAACCAATCAGCAGATCTACAACGCTACCCTGACAGGCGATCACAAGCTCGTTCCCGGCAAACTGAAACTGCATTGGGCAGCGGTGTTCTCTTCTGCAAGGAATGAAATACCGGACAATACTACGATTACACTGAATGGTGTGCGCAAGGCTAACGTCGACAGCCGTACGACAGTCGATAAAAACAACCGTCGCTGGGAACGCAATACCGATGATGATCTGGCCGGTTATCTCGATTTGACCTATAGTACACGGATTGCCGGCGCCAGGGTGGATTTCTCTGCGGGAGGCCTCTACCGCGATAAACAGCGCAGCGCCTTTTACAACAACTATGTGTTCAAACCACAAAATACCGGCGCGCTATACGGAAAGGACTTTACTGCCTATACTGATGTACAATGGGATATTCAGAACCCTAACGGCTCAGTAGCCAATGCACTCACTTACGATGCCTCCGAGAAAACAGCCGCCGGATACGGCATGTTCCGGCTGAAAACATCCGGCTGGGAAGTTACCGGAGGGGTGCGGGTAGAACATACCAACCAGGGCTATCATATGCTTTTTCCCCAGGGAGAAGACCGGCCCACCGGCAGCCAGGTATATACAGATGTATTGCCCAGCCTGAACCTGAAGTATGAGCTCACTCATCATCAGAACCTGCGTGGCTCTTACTTCCGCTCTCTCAACCGCCCCGGCTTTTTTGAAATTGTTCCGGGAAAAATTGTACAGGAAGAATATGTGGAACGCGGTAACCCTGATCTGAAGCGCGCTATCGCCGACAATCTCGATCTCCGATATGAACTCTTTCCCAATCATACCGATCAGTTGCTGGCAGGCATTTTCTACAAGCGGATACAAAACCCGATTGAAAATACCATCCAGGCAGATGCCGTTCGCGGACAGGACCAGTTCTACGCTCCCGGTAACTTTGGTAACGCCAACAACTACGGACTGGAAATAGACTATATCAAATTCTTTCATAAAATAGGGTTCAAAGCCAATTATACCTATACCCATTCCAGTATCACCACCTCCAAAAGTAAACGGATCAGGGACAACGACGGTAACCTGAAACTCATCTCCGTGGAACAGACCAGACCACTGTACGGCCAGTCCGAACATATCGGTAACCTGTCGTTCCTGTACAAAGACACCCGCAACGGCTGGGATGCCCAGTTGGCCGGCGCGTACACCGGCCCAAGGATCAATACCGTTTCCCAGTTCGCAGACAACGATTTCTGGCAGAAAGGCTTCATCCAAATGGATGTATCCGTGGAAAAAACTTTCAGAAACCGTATCAGTGTATATGCCAAAGCCGGTAACCTGCTGAACACGCCGGCGGTTATCTTCATCAAAGGAGCGAATACCAAAAACGCAGATATACCAGGACAGGGTAAAGTCAATGAAACACTGATCAGAAAAGATTATTACAAACAGACTTACCTCGTTGGTGTGCGTTACAAATTATAA
- a CDS encoding right-handed parallel beta-helix repeat-containing protein: MINYQKLLLASLLAVVVFAGCKKANSDVVITPEVVGSGTVKGEVSGIWTRGSVKRVSGDIIIPEGKSLTIEEGVLVIMDTLAKPEVIVKGNLYVTGTTDNPVRFTIEENLRTDSRKFGKLWGGILAAQSCSELLLENAIVEYGGGTTTESSTSVKMGLYKATSGENLPALWYSNVNGKLVVTNCIFRNFFEDCTYIEGGKIIFSNNKFYTTGLTGGEGINIKSGCIADVAYNLFYSNNTNALKLSNSGDRTPQAHVIAYNNTLLNTGWRRPTVKGGSVWLEATVFAELYNNLFANTRFGIKRDTKKPEDTRSVISNNLYYGYDQLTVDQFQPSKDVVAGKKDVIGTKAGENDPKFVSYPLNTAVSSPDFNTGWDFHLQAGSPALGAGITTFTRNFANGVQINGTTYTSPAPSSFIGAFGTRN, encoded by the coding sequence ATGATAAACTATCAAAAATTATTACTGGCTTCGTTACTCGCCGTTGTTGTTTTCGCTGGTTGTAAGAAAGCCAACAGCGATGTGGTGATTACTCCCGAAGTAGTAGGCTCCGGTACTGTAAAAGGGGAAGTATCTGGTATATGGACAAGAGGAAGCGTTAAAAGGGTTTCCGGTGATATCATTATTCCGGAAGGGAAATCACTCACGATCGAAGAAGGCGTGCTGGTAATCATGGATACGCTTGCAAAACCTGAAGTGATCGTTAAAGGAAATCTTTATGTAACCGGCACTACCGATAACCCGGTACGGTTCACTATTGAAGAAAATCTCCGTACCGACAGCCGCAAATTCGGCAAGCTGTGGGGCGGTATACTTGCCGCACAATCCTGCTCAGAACTGCTGTTGGAAAATGCTATCGTGGAATATGGCGGTGGTACCACCACGGAGTCGTCCACCTCTGTAAAAATGGGGCTGTACAAGGCTACCAGCGGGGAAAACCTGCCTGCTTTATGGTATAGCAATGTAAACGGAAAACTGGTAGTGACCAACTGCATTTTCCGGAACTTCTTCGAAGATTGTACCTATATAGAAGGTGGCAAAATCATCTTCTCGAATAATAAATTTTATACTACCGGCCTTACCGGCGGGGAAGGTATCAATATCAAATCCGGTTGCATTGCCGACGTAGCTTATAACCTCTTCTACTCCAACAATACCAATGCACTGAAACTCTCTAACTCCGGCGACCGTACGCCGCAGGCTCACGTGATCGCTTATAACAATACCCTGCTGAATACAGGCTGGAGAAGGCCTACCGTTAAGGGCGGATCTGTATGGCTGGAAGCAACAGTATTTGCAGAACTTTATAATAACCTGTTTGCGAATACCAGGTTTGGAATTAAGAGAGATACCAAAAAGCCGGAAGATACCCGCTCCGTCATCAGCAACAACCTTTACTATGGCTACGATCAGCTGACAGTAGATCAGTTTCAGCCATCTAAGGATGTAGTGGCAGGAAAGAAAGATGTGATAGGTACAAAGGCCGGTGAAAACGATCCTAAGTTTGTCAGCTATCCGCTGAACACAGCTGTTTCCAGCCCGGATTTCAATACCGGCTGGGACTTTCACCTGCAGGCAGGCTCTCCTGCCCTCGGTGCAGGCATTACCACATTCACCCGTAACTTCGCCAATGGTGTACAGATAAACGGCACCACTTATACTTCTCCCGCTCCTTCTTCTTTCATCGGTGCATTTGGTACCCGTAATTAA
- a CDS encoding phytase → MSKRNIILSTAVPGLLWIFSCATPTGTLTAGIPANITDTTTRNAIYDTVTPIRPVVITEPVKFDSDDPAIWVNPKDPSQSLIIGTDKAAEGALYVFDLQGKIRQIVPHLQRPNNVDVAYGLVLNGRPVDYAVTTERYTHKLRFFSLPDMQPIDDGGIPIFEGEQGKQYRDGMGIAIYTSKTGQHYAIVGRKDGPQNGSYLWQYLLSDNGAGKIKATLVRKFGYYSGKKEIESIAVDNENGYIYYSDEQHGVRQYYADPEKGNKELALFATTGFTEDHEGISIYKTTPDKGYLLVSDQGANKFHIFSRSGTSHALLKVIRVSAGHSDGSDMVNVPLNETFRHGLFVVMSDDRTFHYYRWEDISKGLEQTSVKK, encoded by the coding sequence ATGAGTAAACGTAATATCATATTATCCACAGCAGTTCCCGGACTGCTGTGGATATTCTCCTGCGCCACACCTACCGGTACATTAACAGCCGGGATACCAGCAAATATAACAGATACGACTACACGTAATGCTATTTACGATACCGTTACCCCTATCCGGCCGGTAGTGATCACCGAACCGGTGAAATTTGACTCGGATGATCCGGCTATCTGGGTGAACCCGAAAGATCCTTCTCAAAGCCTCATCATTGGTACCGACAAAGCCGCTGAAGGCGCCCTTTATGTATTCGATCTGCAGGGTAAGATCAGGCAGATCGTACCTCATCTGCAGCGCCCGAACAACGTGGATGTAGCGTATGGCCTTGTGCTGAACGGACGGCCTGTCGATTATGCCGTTACCACCGAGCGGTACACCCACAAGCTCCGTTTCTTTTCCCTGCCGGATATGCAGCCCATCGACGATGGCGGCATTCCTATATTTGAAGGCGAGCAGGGCAAACAATACCGCGATGGCATGGGCATTGCCATTTATACCAGCAAAACAGGACAACATTACGCCATCGTAGGCCGCAAAGACGGGCCACAGAATGGCAGTTACCTCTGGCAATACCTGCTCAGCGACAATGGCGCCGGGAAGATAAAAGCTACCCTCGTACGAAAATTCGGTTACTACAGCGGTAAAAAAGAAATAGAATCCATCGCAGTTGATAACGAGAACGGCTATATTTACTATTCTGATGAACAACATGGGGTGCGGCAATACTATGCCGACCCGGAAAAAGGTAACAAAGAATTAGCATTGTTTGCTACTACCGGGTTTACGGAAGATCACGAGGGAATATCCATTTATAAAACTACTCCTGATAAAGGATACCTCCTTGTTTCCGACCAGGGGGCCAATAAGTTTCATATCTTTAGCCGTTCCGGCACCAGCCACGCCCTGCTGAAAGTGATCAGGGTAAGCGCCGGTCATAGTGATGGTTCCGATATGGTAAACGTACCGTTGAATGAAACATTCCGCCACGGCCTTTTCGTAGTAATGAGCGACGACCGCACTTTTCATTACTACCGCTGGGAAGATATCAGCAAAGGCCTGGAACAAACGTCCGTAAAAAAATAG
- a CDS encoding metallophosphoesterase family protein, producing MKTLFIASLCLSCIFSGVQAQEAAKKKNVQPALIRGPYLQAAASNSIVIRWRTDVSARSRVRFGTTPDKLDQQSDDATLVTEHKVKLNGLQPGTRYYYAIGGFKDVLQGDSSNYFMTLPEAGKTGLYRIAALGDCGDNSVNQRQVKEQLLKYLGNNYLQAWILLGDNAYPDGTDAEFQTKFFNVYKDDLLKKFPLFPAPGNHDYHDTDLSAKYAQETHQTSYYQNFTMPAEGESGGLPSHTQAFYSFDIGNVHFLSLDSYGKEDSAYRLYDTLGPQVRWIREDLAANKNKGWVIAYWHHPPYTMGSHNSDEEDELIKIRENFIQVLERNGVDLVLNGHSHNYERSRLMKGHYGMSATFDPARHNLSNSSGRYDGSQNAAPYVKDSIRNAGTVYVVSGSAGKLGGKQTPYPHKAMYFADADHGGSSLLEIQDNRLDLKWICADGTIRDQFTMMKNVGKQHDIHIKKGESATLTASYVGSYKWNNSRETSRSIEVKPTAAVTKYTVTDPYNQVKDTFTVHVSK from the coding sequence ATGAAAACGCTCTTCATTGCATCCCTTTGCCTCAGCTGCATCTTCAGCGGTGTACAAGCACAGGAAGCCGCAAAGAAAAAAAATGTGCAACCCGCACTGATCCGCGGACCCTATCTGCAGGCAGCCGCCAGCAACAGCATCGTTATCCGCTGGCGCACCGACGTTTCCGCCCGCAGCCGCGTAAGGTTCGGCACCACGCCCGATAAACTGGATCAGCAGTCCGACGACGCCACCCTGGTGACAGAGCACAAAGTAAAACTCAACGGCCTGCAGCCCGGCACCCGCTACTACTATGCCATCGGCGGATTCAAAGATGTGCTGCAGGGCGACAGCAGCAACTACTTCATGACGCTGCCGGAAGCAGGTAAAACCGGCCTATACAGGATAGCCGCCCTCGGCGACTGTGGCGACAACTCCGTTAACCAGCGCCAGGTAAAAGAACAACTGCTCAAATACCTCGGCAATAACTACCTGCAGGCCTGGATACTCCTGGGCGATAATGCTTATCCCGACGGCACCGATGCAGAGTTCCAGACGAAGTTCTTCAACGTTTATAAAGACGACCTGCTGAAAAAATTCCCGCTGTTCCCGGCGCCGGGCAATCATGATTATCATGATACCGACCTGTCGGCCAAATACGCACAGGAAACGCATCAGACGTCTTATTACCAAAACTTCACCATGCCTGCTGAAGGCGAATCAGGCGGCCTGCCTTCACATACCCAGGCGTTCTATTCGTTCGACATCGGCAATGTGCATTTCCTGTCACTCGACAGCTACGGCAAAGAAGACAGTGCCTACCGTCTTTACGATACCCTGGGGCCGCAGGTAAGATGGATCAGGGAAGACCTGGCCGCCAACAAAAACAAAGGCTGGGTGATTGCTTACTGGCACCATCCGCCCTATACCATGGGATCGCACAACTCCGACGAAGAAGATGAGCTGATAAAGATTCGTGAGAACTTCATACAGGTACTTGAGCGCAACGGAGTAGACCTCGTATTGAATGGCCACAGTCATAACTATGAAAGATCCAGGCTGATGAAAGGCCACTATGGCATGTCGGCTACTTTTGATCCGGCCCGCCACAATCTCAGTAATTCCTCCGGCCGCTACGATGGCAGCCAGAATGCTGCACCCTATGTAAAAGACAGTATCCGCAATGCGGGAACGGTATATGTGGTAAGCGGCTCCGCCGGTAAACTGGGTGGTAAGCAAACACCATACCCGCATAAGGCCATGTATTTTGCAGATGCAGACCACGGCGGATCCAGCCTGCTGGAGATACAGGACAACCGCCTCGACCTGAAATGGATCTGCGCCGATGGTACTATCCGCGATCAGTTTACTATGATGAAGAATGTGGGCAAACAGCACGACATCCATATTAAAAAGGGCGAATCGGCCACGCTTACGGCTTCTTATGTTGGCAGTTATAAATGGAACAACAGCCGGGAAACCTCCCGCAGCATTGAGGTGAAACCCACTGCTGCTGTTACAAAATACACCGTAACTGATCCTTACAATCAGGTAAAAGATACCTTCACCGTGCATGTATCGAAATAA
- a CDS encoding cytochrome c peroxidase: MYRNKLLWCLFVLAAVAAAWGFKQAGQNIGVENTLAIFREGAADFASASLELEKCVRGIDSRQPATIDSAKAALRRCRLQYKRIEFFLDYFFYSSSLAFNRPAKTEIEEPYMEYDAPVGLQQIAVLLFDEEPFSQKQALLEQATVVSSTATDLASLLYGFNTTDKAILESVRLELVRLYAKGITGFDAPELKSSIPETAQSLQTLRDVLQPWLRISSPESKMVSNYLNQCIVYLRQHPDFDSFDRLTFLSEYALPLQTGLGQLIRTLHLEQHTRSALNYDAPHLFSNNALNPAAFADGVVVTPALKKLGKRLFFENALSGNNNRNCATCHQPEKYFSDGLRTSLALDEKHYVRRNAPSLYYAGFQYAQFWDGRAGNLHKQILEVISNPEEMNGIHAVVIRRLKDSSTYQLAFREAFPEDTNAISMPHLATAIAAWLRTLAPMNSPLDAYFAGNKNALTPAQKRGFNLFMGKAQCATCHFAPLFNGLTPPLYQFTEFENLGVPLHNNLQAPVSDTDHGRFGFFPVKYYQRAFKTPTVRNAAVTAPYMHNGIFPDLETVMKFYNEGGGNGLGLKDPYQTLSPAKLHLTDEEIREVVDFMRGLTDKRITN; the protein is encoded by the coding sequence ATGTATCGAAATAAGCTGCTATGGTGCCTGTTTGTGCTTGCCGCCGTTGCTGCTGCATGGGGATTTAAACAGGCAGGGCAAAATATTGGTGTGGAAAACACACTGGCCATTTTCAGGGAAGGCGCAGCTGATTTTGCCAGCGCCTCCCTGGAACTGGAAAAATGTGTACGGGGTATAGACAGCCGGCAGCCAGCCACCATCGATAGTGCCAAAGCAGCGTTGCGGAGATGCCGCCTTCAATACAAACGAATCGAATTTTTCCTCGACTATTTTTTCTACAGCTCTTCCCTTGCTTTCAACCGGCCGGCAAAAACGGAAATTGAAGAACCGTATATGGAATACGATGCCCCGGTAGGTTTGCAGCAAATCGCGGTATTGTTGTTTGACGAAGAGCCCTTCTCTCAAAAGCAGGCATTGCTGGAACAGGCAACAGTGGTCAGTTCCACGGCCACCGATCTGGCCTCGCTGCTATATGGCTTCAATACGACCGATAAAGCTATCCTGGAAAGCGTGCGACTGGAACTGGTACGGCTATACGCTAAAGGTATTACAGGATTCGACGCTCCTGAGTTAAAAAGCAGTATTCCTGAAACGGCGCAGTCGCTCCAAACGCTCCGGGATGTGCTACAGCCCTGGCTGCGCATCTCATCTCCCGAAAGCAAAATGGTAAGCAACTACCTGAACCAGTGTATTGTATACCTGCGGCAGCACCCCGATTTCGATAGCTTCGACCGCCTCACCTTCCTCTCCGAGTATGCGTTACCGTTACAAACCGGTTTGGGGCAATTAATCCGTACGCTACATCTCGAACAACATACCCGGAGCGCGCTGAACTACGATGCACCGCACCTTTTCAGTAACAACGCTTTAAACCCCGCCGCTTTCGCTGACGGTGTTGTTGTTACCCCGGCCCTGAAAAAACTGGGCAAACGGCTCTTCTTTGAAAATGCGCTTTCGGGTAATAATAACCGTAACTGCGCTACCTGCCACCAGCCAGAAAAATATTTCAGCGACGGCCTTCGTACCAGTCTTGCCCTGGATGAAAAGCATTATGTGCGCAGAAACGCGCCCAGCCTGTATTACGCCGGCTTTCAATACGCGCAGTTCTGGGATGGCCGCGCCGGCAACCTGCACAAACAGATACTGGAGGTGATCAGTAATCCGGAAGAAATGAACGGCATACACGCCGTTGTTATCCGCCGGCTTAAAGACAGCAGTACTTACCAGCTGGCCTTCCGGGAAGCTTTTCCGGAAGATACCAACGCCATCAGCATGCCCCACCTCGCCACCGCCATAGCTGCCTGGCTCCGGACACTGGCCCCTATGAACAGCCCGCTGGACGCCTATTTCGCAGGTAACAAAAACGCCCTGACGCCTGCGCAAAAACGAGGCTTCAATCTCTTCATGGGTAAGGCACAATGCGCCACCTGCCATTTTGCACCTTTATTCAATGGTCTTACACCTCCGCTATACCAGTTCACTGAATTCGAAAACCTTGGTGTTCCCCTGCACAACAATCTTCAGGCCCCTGTATCCGACACGGATCACGGCCGGTTCGGATTCTTCCCTGTCAAATACTATCAGCGGGCATTTAAAACGCCCACAGTACGGAATGCAGCTGTTACCGCCCCTTACATGCACAACGGCATTTTTCCTGATCTGGAAACAGTCATGAAATTCTACAATGAAGGCGGAGGAAATGGTCTGGGCCTGAAAGACCCGTATCAGACGTTGTCGCCGGCGAAGCTGCATCTGACGGATGAGGAGATCAGGGAGGTGGTTGATTTTATGCGGGGACTAACGGATAAGAGAATTACGAATTAA
- a CDS encoding HipA family kinase, which translates to MIEDIQLQLRTVNVTRYVTPLREGGSLPAIAEADDDFLYALKFRGAGQGVKALIAELIGGEIARLLGLKVPEIVFANLDSAFGRTEPDEEIQDLLKKSVGLNLAIHYLSGAVTYDPTVNKIPSPLASQIVWLDCLLTNVDRTPRNTNMLMWRNELWLIDHGASLYFHHSWQNWQEQSVRPFVQVKDHVLLPQAGDLEKTDAAFRLLLTPERIRNVVHLIPDEWLTADNTDTAEERREVYYNFLINRIQHSGIFVKEALHARTTLI; encoded by the coding sequence ATGATAGAAGATATACAATTACAGCTGCGGACGGTGAACGTAACCCGATATGTAACTCCTTTGCGGGAAGGTGGATCGCTGCCGGCTATCGCGGAAGCTGACGACGACTTCCTTTATGCCCTGAAGTTCCGGGGGGCCGGGCAGGGCGTAAAAGCGCTGATTGCGGAACTGATAGGTGGAGAAATTGCCCGGTTGCTGGGCCTGAAAGTACCGGAAATTGTATTTGCCAATCTCGATTCCGCGTTTGGACGTACAGAACCGGATGAGGAAATTCAGGATCTGCTGAAGAAAAGCGTAGGGCTGAACCTGGCGATACACTACCTTTCGGGCGCCGTTACTTACGACCCTACCGTGAACAAAATACCTTCTCCCCTCGCCTCTCAGATTGTGTGGCTGGACTGTTTGCTTACCAACGTAGACCGTACACCGCGCAACACCAATATGCTGATGTGGCGGAATGAGCTGTGGCTGATCGATCACGGCGCTTCTCTCTATTTCCATCACTCCTGGCAGAACTGGCAGGAACAATCTGTACGGCCCTTTGTGCAGGTGAAAGATCACGTATTACTGCCACAGGCCGGCGACCTGGAAAAAACAGATGCCGCCTTCCGGCTGCTGCTCACGCCGGAGCGTATACGTAACGTTGTACATCTTATTCCCGACGAATGGCTGACCGCCGATAATACCGACACAGCGGAAGAAAGAAGGGAAGTATACTATAACTTTTTAATCAACCGGATCCAACACTCCGGAATTTTTGTAAAAGAAGCACTGCATGCAAGAACAACACTTATATGA
- a CDS encoding DUF3037 domain-containing protein, with protein MQEQHLYEYAVIRIVPSVEREEFLNVGVILYCKQQKFLQAVYTLNEEKLAIFSPKTDINMIRPYLDAFVEIAKGGPSGGPIGRLDLASRFRWLTATRSSVVQTSRVHPGFCHENAADTLKKLLEQLVL; from the coding sequence ATGCAAGAACAACACTTATATGAATACGCCGTCATACGCATAGTACCCAGCGTAGAACGCGAAGAATTTTTGAATGTTGGTGTGATCCTTTATTGCAAACAGCAAAAATTCCTGCAGGCCGTTTATACCCTGAATGAAGAGAAACTGGCTATTTTTTCTCCGAAGACAGATATCAATATGATCCGCCCTTACCTCGATGCCTTCGTAGAGATTGCCAAAGGCGGACCTTCCGGCGGGCCTATCGGCCGGCTGGATCTTGCTTCCCGCTTTCGCTGGCTCACGGCCACACGTAGCAGCGTAGTACAAACCTCCCGTGTACACCCCGGGTTTTGCCATGAAAATGCAGCAGATACTTTGAAGAAATTGCTGGAGCAGTTGGTATTGTAG